One Candidatus Zymogenus saltonus genomic window carries:
- a CDS encoding AAA family ATPase, which produces MRPLDYITIKGFKSIKDLDRFKLNQLNVLIGANGSGKSNFIKVFTLLNNLVEGKLQEFVGREGGADNILFFGQKHTEELGIKLEFGINAYECILIPDKADKLIFKDEICYIHDKKQYKRPYDIKIGHGHNESRLSEVSKRARIAKYVYDDLKDWIVYHYHFHDTSTDAKVRLTCDINDNKFLRPDASNLAAFLYFHKKRHPTNYKNIVDTIKLVAPFFEDFMLEPDRLNTEKIRLEWKHMASDKYFNASTLSDGTLRFICLATLFLQKRPPRTIFLDEPELGLHPYAINILSEMMKSVLKKTQIIVSTQSVTFVNQFDLEDVVVVDLDNEESKFKRLTTNDMKEWLDEYGLGDLWEKNLLGGRP; this is translated from the coding sequence ATGAGACCACTTGATTACATTACAATTAAGGGCTTTAAATCTATAAAAGATTTAGATAGATTTAAGCTTAATCAACTCAACGTACTTATTGGTGCAAACGGCTCAGGTAAATCAAATTTTATAAAGGTATTTACACTTTTGAACAATCTCGTAGAAGGAAAACTACAGGAGTTTGTAGGTCGAGAAGGGGGAGCCGATAATATTCTTTTTTTTGGCCAAAAACATACAGAAGAACTTGGAATTAAACTAGAATTTGGTATAAACGCCTATGAGTGCATTCTTATTCCTGATAAAGCAGATAAACTCATTTTTAAAGATGAGATATGCTATATACATGATAAAAAGCAATATAAACGACCTTACGATATAAAAATAGGTCACGGACATAACGAGTCGAGATTATCCGAAGTGTCAAAAAGAGCGCGAATTGCGAAGTATGTTTATGACGATTTAAAGGACTGGATTGTCTATCATTATCATTTTCATGACACAAGCACAGATGCAAAGGTAAGACTAACCTGTGATATTAATGACAACAAATTCTTAAGACCGGATGCGTCTAACCTTGCGGCCTTTCTATATTTTCACAAGAAAAGACATCCAACAAACTACAAAAACATAGTTGATACAATAAAACTTGTAGCCCCTTTTTTCGAGGATTTTATGCTTGAGCCAGATCGCCTAAATACAGAAAAGATCAGACTCGAATGGAAACATATGGCATCTGACAAATATTTTAATGCCTCTACACTATCAGATGGTACACTTAGATTTATCTGTCTTGCCACACTTTTTTTGCAAAAAAGGCCTCCAAGGACCATATTTTTAGATGAACCAGAGCTCGGACTTCATCCTTACGCCATAAATATTTTATCAGAGATGATGAAAAGCGTTTTAAAAAAGACTCAGATTATAGTATCCACCCAATCTGTCACTTTCGTCAATCAATTTGATCTTGAAGATGTTGTCGTAGTAGATCTTGATAATGAAGAATCGAAGTTTAAAAGGCTTACAACGAATGACATGAAAGAATGGTTAGATGAGTATGGTCTAGGTGATCTCTGGGAAAAAAACCTGCTCGGAGGGAGGCCTTAG
- a CDS encoding isoprenylcysteine carboxylmethyltransferase family protein → MKLLRHIAGFTIGFTIFMLAVPIAIIYVSGIIDTTLSFASFSGSAVRLFFAVPLFAIGVFYALWSNFFLFDRGRGGPADGFGVAVSPRSERLVTTGPYRNTRNPMVFGAFSAYFSIAIYIGSIGGLILLSCFAALVPLYLKKFEETRLVADFGEEYEEYRRRVSMIVPALIKKKQ, encoded by the coding sequence GTGAAGCTTCTTCGTCACATCGCGGGATTTACGATTGGTTTTACCATCTTTATGCTCGCCGTCCCCATCGCAATAATCTACGTCTCGGGAATTATTGATACGACGCTTTCCTTCGCCAGTTTTTCCGGCTCCGCAGTCCGCCTCTTTTTTGCGGTGCCGCTGTTTGCAATCGGGGTTTTCTACGCCCTCTGGTCAAACTTCTTCTTGTTTGATAGGGGAAGGGGAGGGCCGGCGGACGGTTTCGGCGTCGCCGTAAGCCCGAGGAGTGAAAGGCTGGTCACCACAGGCCCCTACAGAAATACGAGAAACCCGATGGTCTTCGGGGCGTTCTCCGCCTATTTCTCCATAGCGATCTACATCGGATCGATAGGGGGACTGATCCTCCTTTCCTGCTTTGCCGCTTTAGTACCCCTGTATCTGAAGAAGTTCGAGGAGACGAGGCTCGTCGCCGACTTCGGGGAAGAATACGAGGAGTACCGAAGGCGGGTTTCGATGATCGTACCCGCACTTATTAAGAAAAAACAATAG